The proteins below are encoded in one region of Salvelinus alpinus chromosome 27, SLU_Salpinus.1, whole genome shotgun sequence:
- the wdr21 gene encoding WD repeat domain 21 has translation MKKGNWRDRGRDRRRLGYRSDWQRDNARHRTQEQRYGSSEAGPSYRDRTPESRPISNSAASSSSSSSSSSAAPELPGFYFDAEKNRYFRLLPGHNNCNPLTRGLLQEREQEKHRARMITEDERPRKKAPRTGLNSALLLQKRHLGLLPGNSYSRLIHEMKVSGMRRHRLEVQSSDSSSPNTDNFRLIVGDSACERVFTVNDVSHGGCKYGIMNFRGCSRGSLSVEMCDNLYFTNRKVNSICWASVTHSDSHVLLCLVGMAETPGCVSLLPASLFSNSNPDQPGMLCSFKISTAWSCAWCLNPQADKTFSTGLSRRVIVTDAVTGRRQTYGIGSDVLAQQFALRAPVLFNGCRSGEIFSIDLRQKGRRDHSWKACRFYQDSAITSVRILQDENYLLAADMIGEIKLWDVRVTKPVQKYEGHHNQHAYLPLHVNEPEGLLMAVGQDCYTRLWSLADGQLLRTIPSPHPAGKDMIPSVVFSSQLGGSRGLPGLLMAVRHDLYYFPYNSDYQEGGGVVAEAAC, from the exons ATGAAGAAAGGGAATTGGCGTGACAGAGGCAGGGACCGAAGGCGACTCGGTTACCGCTCTGACTGGCAAAGGGACAACGCAAGGCACAGAACACAGGAACAAAG GTATGGCAGTAGTGAAGCAGGCCCCTCCTACAGAGACAGGACCCCAGAGAGTAGGCCTATTTCTAATAGTGcagcctcttcctcctcctcctcctcctcctcctctgctgctccag AGCTGCCGGGATTCTACTTTGACGCTGAGAAGAACCGTTACTTCCGGCTGCTGCCGGGCCATAACAACTGTAACCCTCTGACCAGAGGGCTGCtgcaggagagagagcaggagaaacaCAGGGCCAGGATGATCACAGAGGACGAGAGGCCCAGGAAG AAAGCACCAAGAACAGGCCTGAACTCAGCTCTGCTGCTGCAGAAAAGACACCTGGGTCTGCTGCCTGGGAACTCTTACAGTAG GCTGATCCACGAGATGAAGGTGAGTGGGATGAGACGTCACAGACTGGAGGTCCAGAGCTCTGACAGCAGCAGTCCCAACACAGACAACTTTAGACTCATAGTG ggTGACTCTGCATGTGAGCGAGTGTTCACGGTTAACGACGTGTCTCACGGAGGCTGCAAGTACGGCATCATGAACTTCAGAGGCTGCAGCAGGGGATCCCTGTCTGTCGAGATGTGTGACAACCTCTACTTTACAAATAGAaag GTGAACTCCATCTGCTGGGCCTCCGTCACCCACTCTGACTCACACGTCCT CCTGTGTCTGGTGGGCATGGCAGAGACTCCTGGCTGTGTCAGTTTACTACCAGCCTCGCTCTTCAGCAACTCCAACCCAG accAGCCGGGGATGCTGTGTAGTTTTAAGATCTCTACAGCCTGGTCCTGTGCCTGGTGTCTCAACCCTCAGGCCGACAAAACATTTAGCACTG GTCTGTCTCGCAGGGTGATAGTGACGGACGCAGTGACGGGCAGGAGACAGACGTATGGCATCGGCAGTGATGTGTTGGCACAGCAGTTTGCCCTCAGG gcTCCGGTCCTGTTTAATGGCTGTAGGTCAGGAGAGATCTTCAGTATCGACCTGCGTCAGAAAGGCAGACGGGACCACAGCTGGAAGGCCTGCAGGTTCTACCAGGACTCTGCTATCACCTCCGTACGAATACTACAGGATGAGAACTACCTACTGGCCGCGGACATGATTGGAGAG ATCAAGCTGTGGGATGTACGAGTAACAAAACCAGTGCAGAAGTACGAGGGTCATCATAACCAACACGCCTACTTACCCCTCCACGTCAACGAACCTGAGGGACTGCTGATGGCTG TGGGTCAGGACTGCTACACCCGTCTGTGGTCTCTGGCGGACGGCCAGCTCCTGAGGACCATCCCATCTCCCCACCCTGCTGGGAAGGACATGATCCCCAGCGTGGTCTTCTCCTCCCAGCTAGGAGGCAGCAGAGGCCTGCCTGGTCTCCTCATGGCTGTCAGGCACGATCTGTACTACTTCCCTTATAACAGTGACTaccaggagggaggaggggtagtAGCAGAGGCAGCCTGCTAG